CTCTTGCAAaagcttctttttcaattgtCTCAAGCAATTCTGTGGTGTTGTTCTTCCATTCTCATCATTGCCATCATCATATTATTCCAACATGTTTCTGCTGAAAATCTACCAAACAATGAAACTGTGCCAGCAGTGATTGTGTTTGGAGATTCCATAGTTGATTCCGGCAACAACAATTATATCAGTACTATTGTCAAGTGTGATTTCTCACCATACGGACGAGATTTTGGTGATGGAAATTATCCAACTGGAAGATTCAGCAACGGATTAGTTCCATCAGATATCATTGGTAAGAAATTATCTTTAAATCTATaattatgtatattttataattatgaatacataaaacctaacaaaataatatgtttaatttttttaatattaattttaatttttcagcTGCAAGATTCGGAGTCAAGAAACTTTTACCACCTTACCTTGATCCGAATTTGCAACTTGAAGATCTCCTCACCGGTGTAAGCTTCGCCTCCGGCGGTGCCGGATATGATCCTCTAACATCCAAATTAATGGTAAATAGATTATTTATGCAACTTTATATAAACACCCTATTTTCATTATTCTACAATATCTATCATTTTctgaataatttaattttcttaagCATATGATATATATGAAACCTAACTCTTGTTTACTTTGTGTCCTTTTTATTGTAAGTCTGTGATATCATTAACAGAACAACTAAACATGTTTAAGGAGTACATAAACAAGATTAAGGAAGCAGTTGGAGAAAACAGAACATCAATGATAGTGTCAAAGAGTATATACATAATTTGCATAGGAAGTGATGACATTGCGAACACTTATGTTCAGACACCATTTAGAAAAATTCAGTATGATATTCCATCATACACAGATTTTATGGCTTCTGAAGCCTCAAATTTCTTTCAGGTATggtttgatttaattatttaagacATGCCcacatttaatttaatttatgtagtaacaagataattaattatcaaactATATATTATGCTGAATCGGTATGttaggaagaaaaaaaaagtttagaTAGTTTAAACTTgttttatttaacatttatttacTAGGATACattaaataaagtaaaaaataattaattttaacggTTTTTGgctaaaattttttgttttacgaatttttttttatgctgAAAATACCAATGCATGTGCTTGAATATTGCTCATTCCAAAGTTATTAGTTACCTTATAAATGCAATGCTAAATTATAGTTGTAATTTTTTTCCAATCTTAGGTTATGTTACTATTTCATACTATATATGTAATTTGTCAAAATTAGGTCTAGCAGTGTGGCAGTTGCATCTTCTTTAAACTGTTTATATGTATGAGTCTTAGTTCCAATACATTGCTAGCTAaaattccttttcttttttcaaatatgAAATGAACAAATTTGGAATATGAATAAACAAACA
Above is a genomic segment from Arachis stenosperma cultivar V10309 chromosome 1, arast.V10309.gnm1.PFL2, whole genome shotgun sequence containing:
- the LOC130975327 gene encoding GDSL esterase/lipase EXL3-like; the protein is MKPSLLLQKLLFQLSQAILWCCSSILIIAIIILFQHVSAENLPNNETVPAVIVFGDSIVDSGNNNYISTIVKCDFSPYGRDFGDGNYPTGRFSNGLVPSDIIAARFGVKKLLPPYLDPNLQLEDLLTGVSFASGGAGYDPLTSKLMSVISLTEQLNMFKEYINKIKEAVGENRTSMIVSKSIYIICIGSDDIANTYVQTPFRKIQYDIPSYTDFMASEASNFFQELYGLGARRIGVFGVPVIGCVPSQRTISGGILRACSYSTNQAAILFNSKLSNQMDALQKKFPDARFVYLDSYNPFLDMLQNPTKYGFAEVEKGCCGTGNIEVSILCNRYSLNTCSNDSDYIFWDSYHPTQKAYFVLSSLILDHKIKDFF